One window from the genome of Streptomyces sp. NBC_00287 encodes:
- a CDS encoding alpha/beta hydrolase: MDRLTELKEYALLHARNQGMTAKQAARVLARIANDDPGDESSWARVWTTEADALAARGRLLEACRAYALARFPYPEDPHRTRAQHAGVTAFDDWRRARPRGIDRLELDHPQGRLACWTAGLAPRRPLLVMMGGIVSVKEQWAPLLPKLTRLGYAAVVTEMPGVGENTLPYTADSWRLLPWLMDELSARARTAETTLLCLSFSGHMALRTATEDHRVRRVLTVGAPVAHFFTDEDWWARVPSITVTTLCRLTGAADEAELRSLLKEFPLEADRLRTVRAGVRYVASSRDEIIPPREQALLRSALPDLRIKTFDDVHGSPDHAGALRRWLVLNLLRSARGRAAG, encoded by the coding sequence ATGGACCGCCTGACCGAGCTGAAGGAGTACGCCCTCCTCCACGCCCGCAACCAGGGCATGACGGCGAAGCAGGCGGCCCGCGTCCTGGCCCGCATAGCCAATGACGACCCCGGCGACGAGTCCTCCTGGGCCCGCGTCTGGACCACCGAGGCCGACGCCCTGGCCGCCCGGGGCCGCCTCCTCGAAGCCTGCCGCGCCTACGCCCTGGCCCGCTTCCCGTACCCCGAGGACCCCCACCGCACCCGCGCCCAGCACGCCGGCGTGACGGCCTTCGACGACTGGCGCCGCGCCCGCCCCCGGGGCATCGACCGACTCGAACTCGACCACCCGCAAGGGCGATTGGCGTGCTGGACGGCCGGTCTGGCACCCCGCCGCCCCCTCCTGGTCATGATGGGCGGCATCGTCAGCGTCAAGGAGCAGTGGGCGCCCCTGCTGCCGAAGCTGACCCGCCTCGGCTACGCGGCGGTGGTCACGGAGATGCCCGGCGTCGGCGAGAACACCCTCCCCTACACGGCCGACTCCTGGCGTCTGCTGCCCTGGCTGATGGACGAACTGTCCGCCCGAGCGCGTACCGCCGAAACGACCCTGCTGTGCCTGAGCTTCAGCGGCCACATGGCGCTGCGCACCGCGACCGAGGACCACCGGGTCCGGCGCGTCCTGACCGTGGGCGCCCCGGTCGCGCACTTCTTCACCGACGAGGACTGGTGGGCCCGCGTCCCCTCCATCACCGTCACGACCCTGTGCCGACTGACGGGCGCCGCGGACGAGGCCGAACTGCGGTCACTGCTGAAGGAGTTCCCCCTGGAGGCGGACCGGCTCAGGACCGTACGAGCCGGGGTCCGCTACGTGGCAAGCTCCCGGGACGAGATCATCCCGCCCCGGGAACAGGCCCTGCTCCGGTCCGCCCTGCCCGACCTCCGCATCAAGACGTTCGACGATGTGCACGGCTCACCGGACCACGCCGGTGCGCTCCGGCGCTGGCTGGTACTGAACCTGCTGCGCTCAGCACGTGGTCGCGCAGCCGGTTGA
- a CDS encoding AfsR/SARP family transcriptional regulator has product MRFRVLGPVRFCPRTPAAAKPRAVLATLLVRAGSVVSSEALIDELWADGPPRTASSTLHVYICHVRKALAEGGVGRPLVSRAPGYVLDVERDDVDLHLFEELSERGRGALRDEDFAGASRDLADALALWSGPALSGVPQGVILRSAATRLEEQRLCVLEQRIAADLKLGRHRELTGELMELAVAHPLRERLHCQLIVALHRSGRPSDALRAYRAVRRSLHDELGIGPGPALNRLRDHVLSAAGSVPASAGAHRRGPVSRAHRRTS; this is encoded by the coding sequence GTGCGGTTTCGTGTTCTGGGTCCGGTTCGTTTCTGTCCCCGTACTCCGGCCGCTGCCAAGCCTCGGGCCGTTCTCGCCACTCTGTTGGTGCGGGCGGGCTCGGTGGTGTCCAGCGAGGCGCTCATCGATGAGCTCTGGGCCGATGGGCCGCCCCGTACCGCCTCCAGCACTCTGCATGTGTACATCTGCCATGTGCGCAAGGCGCTCGCGGAGGGTGGGGTCGGGCGGCCGTTGGTCAGTCGGGCGCCCGGGTATGTGCTGGACGTCGAGCGGGACGATGTGGATCTGCATCTGTTCGAGGAGCTCAGCGAGCGGGGGCGGGGCGCGTTGCGGGATGAGGACTTCGCCGGCGCCTCACGGGACTTGGCGGACGCCCTCGCGCTATGGAGTGGGCCCGCCTTGTCCGGGGTTCCGCAGGGAGTGATTCTGCGGTCCGCCGCTACTCGGCTGGAGGAGCAGCGGCTCTGTGTGCTGGAGCAGCGGATCGCCGCTGACCTCAAGCTCGGGCGGCATCGGGAACTCACCGGTGAGCTCATGGAGTTGGCGGTGGCACATCCGTTGCGGGAGCGGCTGCACTGTCAGCTCATCGTCGCGCTCCATCGGTCCGGGCGGCCGTCCGACGCCCTGCGCGCCTATCGGGCCGTACGCCGGTCCCTGCACGACGAACTCGGGATCGGGCCCGGTCCGGCCCTCAACCGGCTGCGCGACCACGTGCTGAGCGCAGCAGGTTCAGTACCAGCCAGCGCCGGAGCGCACCGGCGTGGTCCGGTGAGCCGTGCACATCGTCGAACGTCTTGA